From Humisphaera borealis, the proteins below share one genomic window:
- a CDS encoding DNA gyrase/topoisomerase IV subunit B — MTTTAYNASSITVLEGLDPVRKRPGMYIGGTGSSGLHHLVWEIFDNSVDEAMNGHADQIEVTLHKDGASITVSDNGRGIPVDNHPTHKKPALEIILCTLHAGGKFDNSSKGNYKTSGGLHGVGASVVNALSKKLVATIKRDGAEWQMEFSGGKATGKLKKLGPARGTGTQIFFHPDPQIFPRTEFNGDTIRERLEVASYIHKGLKVIWIDETKGKREVFHHEDGILAFMRKIVGEKNAKPVHEQPFILEKQNGIRMEMCFAWTESTEELVKSYANGIPTSNGGTHENGLRAGVLKAIRNFIETHNLTPRGVTLAAEDIREGVIGVLSVFVEDPQFQGQTKERLNNPEVQSIVDGAVRPVLEQWLNNNRTVAETIINRIIIAARAREASRAASASISRKTATGGRLNLPGKLADCSSSNRAESELFIVEGDSAGGSAKQGRDRNLQAILPLRGKVLNTEGTSLAKVLENREIADLVTALGCGAGMECDPTKLRYQRLILLADADSDGHHITTLLLTFVYRHMRQLIDAGRVFIALPPLYRVDIGKETHWAADDADKARILAKHAKSNSKTEITRFKGLGEMMPKVLWETTLNPKTRRLLRVEISDALATDRVINELMGKDASARFRFIMERAEEADELDV, encoded by the coding sequence GCGCCCGGGCATGTACATCGGCGGGACGGGATCTTCCGGGCTGCACCACCTCGTCTGGGAAATCTTCGACAACTCGGTCGACGAGGCGATGAACGGCCACGCCGACCAGATTGAAGTGACCCTGCACAAGGACGGTGCGAGCATTACCGTCTCCGACAACGGCCGGGGCATTCCGGTGGACAACCACCCGACCCATAAGAAGCCGGCGCTGGAAATCATCCTTTGCACCCTGCACGCCGGCGGGAAGTTCGATAACAGTAGCAAAGGCAACTACAAGACGTCCGGCGGTCTGCACGGCGTGGGCGCATCGGTCGTCAACGCACTTTCGAAGAAGCTCGTCGCCACCATCAAGCGCGACGGTGCCGAATGGCAGATGGAGTTCAGCGGCGGCAAGGCGACCGGCAAGCTGAAGAAACTCGGCCCCGCCCGCGGCACCGGCACGCAGATCTTCTTCCACCCCGATCCGCAGATCTTCCCGCGGACTGAATTCAACGGCGACACGATTCGCGAACGCCTGGAAGTGGCGAGCTACATTCACAAGGGCCTGAAGGTCATCTGGATCGACGAGACCAAGGGCAAGCGGGAAGTCTTCCACCACGAAGACGGCATTCTCGCGTTCATGCGGAAGATTGTCGGCGAGAAAAACGCCAAGCCGGTCCACGAGCAGCCGTTCATCCTCGAGAAGCAGAACGGCATCCGGATGGAGATGTGCTTTGCGTGGACGGAGTCGACCGAGGAGCTGGTCAAGAGCTACGCCAACGGCATTCCCACCAGCAATGGCGGCACGCACGAGAACGGCCTGCGGGCGGGCGTTTTGAAGGCGATCCGCAACTTCATCGAAACGCACAATCTGACGCCCCGCGGCGTGACGCTCGCCGCCGAGGACATCCGCGAAGGCGTCATCGGCGTGCTCAGCGTGTTCGTGGAAGACCCGCAGTTCCAGGGGCAGACCAAGGAGCGGCTGAACAACCCCGAGGTGCAGTCGATCGTCGATGGTGCCGTGCGGCCGGTGCTGGAGCAGTGGCTGAACAACAACCGGACGGTCGCCGAGACCATCATCAACCGGATCATCATCGCAGCGCGGGCGCGCGAGGCGAGCCGGGCGGCCAGCGCGAGCATCAGCCGGAAGACCGCCACCGGCGGGCGGCTGAACCTGCCGGGCAAGCTGGCGGATTGCTCCAGCAGCAACCGGGCCGAAAGTGAACTGTTTATCGTCGAAGGCGACAGCGCCGGCGGCAGTGCCAAGCAGGGCCGCGACCGCAACCTGCAGGCAATCCTTCCCCTGCGCGGCAAGGTGCTGAACACCGAAGGCACGTCGCTCGCCAAGGTGCTGGAGAACCGCGAAATCGCCGATCTGGTCACGGCCCTGGGCTGCGGTGCCGGTATGGAATGCGATCCGACGAAGCTGCGGTATCAGCGGCTCATCCTGCTGGCCGATGCCGACAGTGACGGGCACCACATCACTACGCTGCTGCTGACGTTTGTTTACCGCCACATGCGGCAGTTGATCGACGCCGGGAGAGTATTCATCGCCCTGCCGCCGCTGTACCGTGTGGATATCGGCAAGGAAACGCACTGGGCCGCCGACGACGCCGACAAGGCGCGCATTCTCGCCAAGCACGCCAAGAGCAATTCAAAGACCGAGATCACGCGGTTTAAAGGGCTGGGCGAGATGATGCCCAAGGTGCTGTGGGAAACCACGCTGAACCCCAAAACGCGGCGATTGCTGCGGGTCGAGATCTCTGATGCGCTCGCGACGGATCGGGTGATCAACGAGTTAATGGGCAAGGACGCGTCGGCCCGGTTCCGGTTCATCATGGAACGGGCGGAAGAGGCGGATGAACTGGATGTGTGA
- a CDS encoding Uma2 family endonuclease gives MSDSTLLIPVDSVEHVLLDRVSWSKYEELLAEFESRPSVKLTFDRGRLEIMSPLAEHESFAELLGRLIELMSLERRVPIVPLGSTTFHDEVKTGGLEPDKSYYIANAPAIRGIRGPFDPKIHPAPDLAIEVDITSRSVAREPIYSALGVPELWRVTFDGIECLHLADDGKYRPAERSLSFPFLMPSTLWGWVRRLEDEVDLVVLVEFREWVQRLP, from the coding sequence ATGAGCGACAGCACCCTGCTCATTCCCGTCGACAGTGTCGAGCATGTACTCCTGGACCGCGTCTCATGGTCAAAGTACGAAGAACTCCTTGCCGAGTTCGAATCAAGGCCAAGCGTCAAGCTAACGTTCGACCGTGGGAGGCTTGAGATCATGTCGCCGCTGGCGGAGCATGAATCGTTCGCAGAACTCCTGGGACGCCTTATTGAGTTGATGAGTCTCGAAAGGCGCGTACCGATCGTCCCGCTGGGAAGCACGACGTTCCATGACGAGGTGAAGACCGGAGGCCTGGAGCCCGACAAGTCCTACTACATTGCTAACGCCCCTGCGATCCGCGGCATTCGCGGACCATTTGATCCAAAGATTCATCCTGCCCCCGACTTGGCGATTGAGGTAGACATCACCAGTCGCTCAGTTGCTCGGGAGCCGATCTATTCCGCGCTAGGCGTACCTGAGCTTTGGCGCGTGACCTTTGATGGCATCGAGTGTCTACATCTCGCGGACGACGGTAAGTACCGCCCCGCCGAACGAAGTTTATCCTTTCCTTTTCTAATGCCGTCGACACTCTGGGGCTGGGTTCGACGACTTGAGGATGAGGTCGATCTGGTCGTGCTCGTGGAGTTCAGAGAGTGGGTTCAGCGGCTTCCGTGA